A section of the Humulus lupulus chromosome 2, drHumLupu1.1, whole genome shotgun sequence genome encodes:
- the LOC133817900 gene encoding uncharacterized protein LOC133817900 codes for MPGILRGIDTSCAKKYSDWKYDIKEHLTINGPQNRYGGCTDTQWQKAIDFFRRPEITKRSVVNKENRKKLKELSYGGSQSIPALRYKKRNLETGQLESIPDSWMDTHHKSGTGWVTETAKNTWEELRAYRDTQQTQATDTESSTPVSSAPEDEDISLVQNVFGKRRGHQKGYGRILNIRDRTPFDFRPSQTRDEELSEMRERLRQLEEHVRTHCITPGSQSAPPPPPDDPDVGAPTQ; via the exons atgcctgggatcttgagaggcattgatacttcgtgtgctaaaaagtattctgactggaagtacgatattaaagagcacttaacgattaatgggccacaaaatcgttatggtggttgcacggatacgcagtggcaaaaagcaattgattttttccgtcgcccagaaattacg aaacgttctgtggtcaacaaggaaaatagaaagaaattgaaagagcttagctatggaggttctcagtcaatcccagccttacgctataaaaag cgcaatttagagactgggcaacttgagtccatcccggatagctggatggatactcaccataaatcaggcacagggtgggtgacagagacagcaaaaaatacttgg gaggaattgcgtgcataccgcgacacacagcagacacaggcaactgatactgagagttccacaccagtttcgagtgcgcctgaagatgaagacatatctttggtacaaaatgtcttcggaaaacgacggggccaccagaaaggatatggacgtatccttaacataagggaccgaactccatttgattttcgtccttcacaaactagagatgaagagttgtctgagatgagagagcgtcttcgacagttagaggagcatgtccggactcattgtatcaccccgggatctcaatctgccccaccaccaccacccgatgatcctgatgttggagcaccgactcagtag